One Rhodoferax sp. GW822-FHT02A01 genomic window, GAAGAAGAACGACGCCGCGATCATCCATAGGGCCTGCACTAGGCGATAGTTCCCATGGTGTTGCGGTACCAGGCGTGGAAATGCTGCATGCCGTCTTCCATGGGGCTTTGGTAGGGGCCGACTTCATTGTCGCCACGCGCCAGAAGGGCTGCGCGCCCGGCATCCATGCGTTCGCCGATCTCGTCGTCCTCGATGCAGGTTTCCATGTAGGCGGCCTGCTGGGCTTCGACGAACTCGCGTTCGAATGCGGCAATTTCCTCGGGGTAGTAGAACTCCACCATGTTCATGGTCTTGTTCACGCCCATGGGGTGCAACGTGGAGACGGTGAGTACATGCGGGTACCACTCCACCATGATGTGCGGGTAGTAGGTGAGCCAGATGGCGCCGTATTCCGGTGGCACGTTGTTGCGGTAGTTCAGCAAGGCCTTGTGCCAGCGCTCGTACACTGGGCTGCCGGATTTGCGCAGGGCATCGGCCACGCCCACGGTCTGCACCGAGTAGTTGTCCTTGAATTCCCAGCGCAGGTCGTCACAGGTGACAAACTTGCCCAGACCGGGATGGAACGGTCCCACGTGGTAGTCCTCCAGATAGACCTCAATGAAGGTCTTCCAGTTGTAGTTGCACTCGTGCATCTCTACGCGGTCCAGCACGTAGCCGTCAAAGCTGAGCTCGGCACGCGGGCCCATGTTGGTCAGTTGCGCGTTGACATCGACGCCGTTCTGTTCGAACAGCAGGCCGTTCCACTCCTGCAGCTTGTAGTTGTTGAGGTTCAGGCAGGGGTCGTGGGTGAAGTGGGGCGCACCCAGCAGTGTGCCTGCCGGTGACATACCGTTGCCACTGTGCGCGCCGCTGTAGGTCCAGCGGTGCAGGGGGCAGACGATGTTGCCGTTGGCCGCACCCTTGGCGTCGTGGGTGAGTGAGCCGCGACCCTTGAGCATCACTGCCTGGCGGTGACGGCACACGTTGGAAATCAGTTCGATTCCCGAAGCGTTGCGCACCAGCGCCCGGCCTTCGCCTTCCTGCGGCAGGGCGTAGTAATCCCCCTGGTTGGGCACGCTGAGCGCATGGCCCACGTAGCGCGGGCCATTCTGGAAGATGGTTTGCATCTCCCGGGCATAGAGCTCGGAATCGAAATAGCTCGAAACAGGCAGCTGAGTCAGATATTTTTCCGGTTTTGCCGGAACCCGCATGGATACTACGTTTGCGGGATGTTTCACGCCTTGGGGCGCGTCGCCTTTGTACAGGTTTTGCACAATTCTCGGTCTTTCTTTACGCAAAAAAACCCCAGAGTGTTGGGGTTTCAAAGTTAAAGGCAGCTACCTCGAGAGCTGCCGGGCCCGCGATTTTACCCTGCCGTGCGGGATTTGGCCGGAAAAATTGTGCACTCAGAGTAAAGGTGCGGGCATGGTCTGGCTCATGCCTGACACAATCTCGCCCATGGCGATGGCCTGAGCCGACTGCAAAACCCGGGTCATGGGGTGTTTGCTCCGACGCAGCCCGAATTCGCGGGCATCCACGCTGAAGCTGGTGAAACCCGGCGTGACTTCCCATTCGGAAGTAGTCAGTCCGAACAGCTGGTGTGCCATCTCGGTCATGGCGATGGAAAAGGACGCCGACAGAGGGGACTCCAGCGCAATACCGGCCTGATCCAGACTGCGCAGCGCGACCTTCCAGCCAGTGTTGTACAAAAGTCCGGCAATGTAGCCTTCAATGCTTTGCAGCCCGGCCGAGGGTGACAGTGCCGCCGCGTGCTGCGCCACCAACTCGGAGTGTTCCCACAGCCGCTCCTCCATGTCTGCCAGCTTGGGGTTGGAAGTCGTTTGCAGAATGGGTTTGAGCACCACGCGTGCGATGGCAGTCTGCAGACCCGTTGAACCAATGAGCGTGATGGCCTGCATCAGGGTGGCAACTTCTTCCTGGGAGCGGTAATACGGGCTGTTGGCCAGGCGCATAACCTCTGCAGTGAGCTTGGCGTCCTTGGACACCCTTTCGGCAACCGCTCTCTTTGGCAACGCGCTTTCCCGCATCAGAGCGATCAGCTGGGGTACCAGGGCGTTGGCCCGCGGTAGAAGATTCTGGGGGATGGTGGGCAACGCCAGCGTCTTCTTGACGGCCTCCAATGCGCGAAGCTCCTGAAAGGACGATTCGATCTCCTGCAAAGGTTCGACATCCAGCAGCCAGGGGAGGAAGTCCGGCACATCCTCTGGCAAGGAAGGTATCTCGTTTCGAGGTTCCATGGGCTGGGCAGCAGCAGCGGGGGCAATTTCCTGCTTTTTCTTGACCGGGCGAATCCAGGAAAACCAGTTCATGGAAAGACGAAGAGAGTGGTGCTTGCCGGGTGGGACATGGTGAAGAGCAGTGTAGCAATAGGTTACTGACCAGCTCCACAGCCATTGAAATTCGTCAGGGGCGTCCTGTTTGGAAGGCTAGCGCCTAAAATCGATACTCGCGGATTTGCCGTGACTCCAAATATTCAAGACCATGCCCAAGGCCAGTGCACCACAAACAACCGCATCCGCGTCACCCGCGCCGCCAGAAACCCTGCCACTGCCTGAAAGCTATGAAGATGCCATGCAAGAGCTTGAAGTGCTGGTACGTCGCCTGGAGTCGGGTGAAATGCCCCTGGACCAGTTGCTCAGCGGGTATCAGCGCGGTGCGGCACTGCTGCAGTTTTGCCGAGACAAGCTTGCCGCGGTAGAAGACCAGATCAAGGTGCTGGACGACGGCTCGCTCAAGGCATGGAAGGCTCAGTCATGACGGTTGCGACCATGGCCGTATCCCAAGCCCCGGTGTTTGCCCTGGAACCCTGGATGCGTTCGCGCCTGGAACAGGTGGAACGCGCGCTGGACCGTTGGATCAATGCGGATGAGCCCAAAGGGGTGGGACATGCAGCGCCTGCTGCTTTGGTGGAAGCCATGCGCTACGCCGTTCTGGATGGTGGCAAACGCCTGCGTCCGCTCCTGGTGATGGCGGCGCATGAAGCCGTTGCGGCAGATTCAACCCAGGGTGCCGAAGCCGCGTTGCGTGCAGCCTGCGCCGTAGAGCTGATCCATGCCTACTCTTTGGTGCATGACGACATGCCGTGCATGGACAACGACGTGCTGCGCCGTGGCAAGCCCACGGTGCATGTGCAATTTGGTGAGGCCAGTGCCCTGCTGGCAGGAGACGCCTTGCAGGCGCTGGCGTTTGAGCTGTTGACACCGTCTGAAGGTGGTGTGGACTGCGTGACCCAGGCGCGCTTGTGCGCTCTGCTGGCGCGTGCCGCCGGCAGTGGCGGCATGGCTGGCGGTCAGGCGATTGATTTGGCAAGTGTCGGGCACCATCTGAATGAAACCGAGCTGCGTGAAATGCACCAGCTCAAGACAGGCGCCCTGCTGCAGGGAAGTGTGGTGATGGGCGCATACTGTGGCGCACCCTCGCCGGTCGCATTGGCGGCGCTGCAGGACTATGGCGCAGCCGTCGGACTGGCGTTTCAGGTGGTGGACGATATTCTGGATGTCACAGCCGATTCCGCCACCTTGGGCAAGACGGCGGGCAAAGATGCAGACAATGACAAGCCTACCTATGTGTCCCTGATGGGGCTGGAGCGCAGCAAGACCTATGCGCAGGAACTGCTGGTGCAGGCCTTGCATGCCTTGCAACAGAGTGGCCTGACCAATACCCGGGCGCTCGCTGCGCTTGCCGATATGGTGGTGAATCGCGCACACTAGAGCGTAGAACGCGCAGTAGAAAAGAAGAAATCACATGCCGAACCCATCCTATCCCCTGCTTGAGACCATCAACGATCCGGCTGAACTGCGCAAGTTGCCACGGGCAGAGCTGCACACACTGGCTGAAGAGTTGCGGGAGTTCTTGCTCAACAGTGTGGCTACCACGGGCGGACACCTGAGTTCCAACCTGGGCACGGTGGAGTTGACGGTTGCCTTGCACTATGTGTTCAACACACCGCACGACCGTGTGGTGTGGGATGTGGGGCATCAGACCTATCCGCACAAGATTCTCACTGGGCGGCGTGATCGCATGCCCACGCTGCGCCAGTTGGGAGGCTTAAGTGGCTTCCCGCAGCGCTCCGAGAGCGAGTTCGATACCTTCGGAACGGCGCATTCCAGCACATCCATATCGGCGGCACTGGGTATGGCGCTGGCTGCAAAGATCAAGGGCGAGGACCGGCGCGCCATTGCCATCATTGGCGACGGTGCCATGACCGCAGGCATGGCCTTTGAAGCATTGAACAACGGTGGCGTTGCGGACTGCAATTTGCTGGTCATCCTCAACGACAACGACATGAGCATCAGCCCGCCGGTCGGGGCCTTGAACCGCTATCTGGCGCAATTGCTTAGCGGCCAGTTCTATGCGGCAGCCAAGAGTGTGGGCAAGACTGTGCTCAAGGGCGCGCCTCCCCTGTTCGAATTGGCCAAGCGCTTTGAAGAGCATGCCAAGGGCATGGTGGTGCCAGCCACCCTGTTCGAGAAATTCGGCTTTAACTACATAGGCCCCATAGACGGGCATGACTTGGATTCGCTGATTCCCACGCTGGAAAACATCAAGCACCTCAAGGGCCCGCAGTTCCTCCACGTGGTGACCAAGAAGGGCCAGGGCTACAAGCTGGCCGAGGCCGATCCCGTGGCCTACCACGGTCCTGGAAAGTTCGATCCTGCAGTGGGCCTGGTCAAGGCCACAGTACCTGCGCCCATGACCTTTACCCAGGTTTTCGGCCAGTGGTTATGTGATGTGGCCGCGGCCGATGATCGACTGGTGGGCATCACGCCCGCCATGCGCGAGGGCTCCGGCATGGTGGAATTTGAGAAGCGCTTTCCCAAACGCTACTTCGATGTGGGCATTGCGGAACAACACGCTGTGACCTTTGCCGCAGGTCTGGCTACGGAAGGGCTCAAGCCCGTGGTGGCGATCTACTCCACCTTTTTGCAACGCGCATACGACCAACTGATTCACGACGTGGCAATCCAGAACCTGCCCGTGGTGTTTGCGCTCGACCGTGCGGGATTGGTCGGAGCGGATGGCGCCACCCACGCCGGCGCCTATGACATCGCTTTCATGCGCTGCATCCCCAACATGAGCATTGCCTGTCCGGCCGACGAGAACGAGTGCCGCCAGCTGCTCAATACGGCTTATGCACAGAACCACCCCGTGGCGGTGCGCTATCCGCGCGGATCTGGTGCCGGTGTGGCTGTGCAGCCTTCGCTTGAGGGGCTTGCGCTGGGCATGGGGGTTGTGCGCAAGCAGGGCCAGAAGATTGCCATCCTGGCCTTTGGTACATTGTTGTACCCGGCACTCAAGGTGGCCGAAGCTCTGGGCATCACGGTGGTGAACATGCGTTGGGTCAAGCCCTTGGATGTGGAGTTGCTGGTTTCCGTGGCCCAGTCTCACCAGGCGCTGGTGACCGTCGAAGAAGGCGCGCTGATGGGCGGTGCCGGTAGCGCGGTGCTGGAGGCCTTGCAGGCGGCAAATCTCGTGCTGCCGGTGCTGCAGCTGGGACTGGAAGACCGCTTCATCGAACACGGGGATCCAGCCAAGCTACTGGCCTTGCAAGGGCTGGACGCTGCAGGAATCGAGGCATCCATTCGTGCCCGCTTTGGCCATTTGCTGCCGGTTGCTGCGCTGGCAGCCTGAACCTAACTGGTAGGTGCACCCTGCGTAGGCGTCACCTATGGAGCATGCTGACGCTTCAGTGCGTTGGCAAGAACAGGGAAACCGTTTTGATCCCAAGTACCGTGAGCATGAGAGAGCCCAGCAAGTGCACGCACACGGTGCCGATTGCCAGCACGAAACGTTGCTGCATCAACATGAGAACCACTTCCGCAGAGAAGCTGGAGAAGGTGGTCAGCCCGCCCAGAAAGCCGGTGATCAGCAGCAGACGCCATACTGGATCCAGTTGGGGTAGTGCCTGAAAAATAGCCACACACACGCCCACCAGATAGCCACCAATCAAATTGGCCGCCAATGTGCCCAGCGGGATGACGGTGCCGGGAATGGTCATGGATGTCGGCAGGAACAGCAGGCTCAATTGCCAACGGGCCAGCGCGCCCAGGCTGGCGCCCACGCATATGGCAAGTATGGAAGGCATCATGGCGTCTTGCTTTCTGCACCGTTGGAGTCATAGGGCTGCTGGTTGACGGTGAGGCCTCCGGCAGACAGCTTCTCGGCACTGGCGGGTTTAATGCCTTTGACGCGTTTCATCAGGTCGGCCCAGTCTTTGAACGGACCCGCCTCGCGCGCTTTCAGAATGCGGGCGGTGCTGCTGGGGCCCAGGCCTTTCACGCTGTCGAGTTCAGCCTCATTGGCGCTGTTGATCTCTACCGCCATGGCCGATACGCACAGCGCACAGCACCAGCAGGCCATCAAGTACTTCAACATGGGTCTCAGCTCCGGGACAGCCATTCCACGTATTTGGCCACGCCGGTCTGCACATTCACAAACTGGTGGTCGCAGCCGGTGGCGCGCAGTGCGCTCAGGTCAGCCTGGGTGTAGCACTGGTATTTGCCGCGCAGCGCATCGGGAAAGGCGATGTATTCCAGCAACCCCTGCTGCACCATGGCCTCCAGCGACAACGCACTTTCACCACGGCTGGCGCGCAGGGTGTTGACCACGGAGCTGGCCACGTCGTTGAAAGGTTGTGCGCGGCCAGAGCCCAGATTGAAGATGCCACATTGCTCGGGATGGTCAAAGAACCAGAGGTTGACCGCCACCACGTCATCGATGAAGACGAAGTCGCGCATCTGGCCACCAGGCGCATAGCCGCCGTATTCCCCAAACAGCTTGACCCGTCCCTCGGCCTTGAACTGGTTGAACTGGTGAAAGGCCACACTGGCCATGCGTGCCTTGTGCTGCTCCCGCGGACCGTAGACGTTGAAGTAGCGAAAACCCACCACCTGGTGCGTGCGGCCCGCCTTGGTGCGCTCAAAATGCACACCGCATTCGCGGCGCATGCGCTGGTCAAACAGCAACTTGGAGTAGCCATACACGTTCAGCGGCGCTTCAAAGGCGGGGTCTTCGCGGAAGGTGTCGGAGCCGCCGTAGGTGGCGGCGGACGAGGCATACAG contains:
- a CDS encoding aromatic ring-hydroxylating dioxygenase subunit alpha translates to MRVPAKPEKYLTQLPVSSYFDSELYAREMQTIFQNGPRYVGHALSVPNQGDYYALPQEGEGRALVRNASGIELISNVCRHRQAVMLKGRGSLTHDAKGAANGNIVCPLHRWTYSGAHSGNGMSPAGTLLGAPHFTHDPCLNLNNYKLQEWNGLLFEQNGVDVNAQLTNMGPRAELSFDGYVLDRVEMHECNYNWKTFIEVYLEDYHVGPFHPGLGKFVTCDDLRWEFKDNYSVQTVGVADALRKSGSPVYERWHKALLNYRNNVPPEYGAIWLTYYPHIMVEWYPHVLTVSTLHPMGVNKTMNMVEFYYPEEIAAFEREFVEAQQAAYMETCIEDDEIGERMDAGRAALLARGDNEVGPYQSPMEDGMQHFHAWYRNTMGTIA
- a CDS encoding HDOD domain-containing protein; this encodes MNWFSWIRPVKKKQEIAPAAAAQPMEPRNEIPSLPEDVPDFLPWLLDVEPLQEIESSFQELRALEAVKKTLALPTIPQNLLPRANALVPQLIALMRESALPKRAVAERVSKDAKLTAEVMRLANSPYYRSQEEVATLMQAITLIGSTGLQTAIARVVLKPILQTTSNPKLADMEERLWEHSELVAQHAAALSPSAGLQSIEGYIAGLLYNTGWKVALRSLDQAGIALESPLSASFSIAMTEMAHQLFGLTTSEWEVTPGFTSFSVDAREFGLRRSKHPMTRVLQSAQAIAMGEIVSGMSQTMPAPLL
- a CDS encoding exodeoxyribonuclease VII small subunit; this translates as MPKASAPQTTASASPAPPETLPLPESYEDAMQELEVLVRRLESGEMPLDQLLSGYQRGAALLQFCRDKLAAVEDQIKVLDDGSLKAWKAQS
- a CDS encoding polyprenyl synthetase family protein translates to MAVSQAPVFALEPWMRSRLEQVERALDRWINADEPKGVGHAAPAALVEAMRYAVLDGGKRLRPLLVMAAHEAVAADSTQGAEAALRAACAVELIHAYSLVHDDMPCMDNDVLRRGKPTVHVQFGEASALLAGDALQALAFELLTPSEGGVDCVTQARLCALLARAAGSGGMAGGQAIDLASVGHHLNETELREMHQLKTGALLQGSVVMGAYCGAPSPVALAALQDYGAAVGLAFQVVDDILDVTADSATLGKTAGKDADNDKPTYVSLMGLERSKTYAQELLVQALHALQQSGLTNTRALAALADMVVNRAH
- the dxs gene encoding 1-deoxy-D-xylulose-5-phosphate synthase, producing the protein MPNPSYPLLETINDPAELRKLPRAELHTLAEELREFLLNSVATTGGHLSSNLGTVELTVALHYVFNTPHDRVVWDVGHQTYPHKILTGRRDRMPTLRQLGGLSGFPQRSESEFDTFGTAHSSTSISAALGMALAAKIKGEDRRAIAIIGDGAMTAGMAFEALNNGGVADCNLLVILNDNDMSISPPVGALNRYLAQLLSGQFYAAAKSVGKTVLKGAPPLFELAKRFEEHAKGMVVPATLFEKFGFNYIGPIDGHDLDSLIPTLENIKHLKGPQFLHVVTKKGQGYKLAEADPVAYHGPGKFDPAVGLVKATVPAPMTFTQVFGQWLCDVAAADDRLVGITPAMREGSGMVEFEKRFPKRYFDVGIAEQHAVTFAAGLATEGLKPVVAIYSTFLQRAYDQLIHDVAIQNLPVVFALDRAGLVGADGATHAGAYDIAFMRCIPNMSIACPADENECRQLLNTAYAQNHPVAVRYPRGSGAGVAVQPSLEGLALGMGVVRKQGQKIAILAFGTLLYPALKVAEALGITVVNMRWVKPLDVELLVSVAQSHQALVTVEEGALMGGAGSAVLEALQAANLVLPVLQLGLEDRFIEHGDPAKLLALQGLDAAGIEASIRARFGHLLPVAALAA
- the crcB gene encoding fluoride efflux transporter CrcB — its product is MPSILAICVGASLGALARWQLSLLFLPTSMTIPGTVIPLGTLAANLIGGYLVGVCVAIFQALPQLDPVWRLLLITGFLGGLTTFSSFSAEVVLMLMQQRFVLAIGTVCVHLLGSLMLTVLGIKTVSLFLPTH
- a CDS encoding helix-hairpin-helix domain-containing protein, giving the protein MLKYLMACWCCALCVSAMAVEINSANEAELDSVKGLGPSSTARILKAREAGPFKDWADLMKRVKGIKPASAEKLSAGGLTVNQQPYDSNGAESKTP
- the rfaD gene encoding ADP-glyceromanno-heptose 6-epimerase, translating into MTRIVVTGAAGFIGSNIIKGLNARGIDDVIAVDDLTQGDKFRNIADLKISDYVDTDDFYSAYAGGHFGQVEAVFHEGACSDTMEQDGKYMMGNNYTLSWNLFQACQKRGARLLYASSAATYGGSDTFREDPAFEAPLNVYGYSKLLFDQRMRRECGVHFERTKAGRTHQVVGFRYFNVYGPREQHKARMASVAFHQFNQFKAEGRVKLFGEYGGYAPGGQMRDFVFIDDVVAVNLWFFDHPEQCGIFNLGSGRAQPFNDVASSVVNTLRASRGESALSLEAMVQQGLLEYIAFPDALRGKYQCYTQADLSALRATGCDHQFVNVQTGVAKYVEWLSRS